From Nocardioides sp. HDW12B, the proteins below share one genomic window:
- a CDS encoding excinuclease ABC subunit UvrA codes for MTDTAHAADQHDLIRVQGARANNLRDVSLEIPKRRLTVFTGVSGSGKSSLVFGTIAAESQRLINETYSAFLQGFMPSLARPEVDRLEGLTTAIIVDQERLGANPRSTVGTATDAHAMLRILFSRLGDPYVGPPTAFSFNVPTRRASGVMSTDKGGHVEKTVVKDAVYLGGMCPRCEGMGNVSDIDLTALYDDSLSLSDGALKVPGYSMDGWYGRLFEGVGLPMDKPISAFTKKQLETMLYAPPTKIKVEGINLTFDGIIPKMQKSMLSKDPEAMQPHVRRFVERAVTFQPCPECGGARLTREALASRIAGANIAEVSAMQISDLADWVRALEEPSVAPLLAGLQHLLDSFTGIGLGYLSLDRPAGTLSGGEAQRTKMIRHLGSSLTDVTYVFDEPTIGLHPHDIERMNALLLQLRDKGNTVLVVEHKPETIAIADHVVDLGPGAGSGGGTVCFEGDVAGLRSSDTTTGRHLDDRAALKDTVRERSGVMEVRGAATHNLVGVDVDVPLGVLCVVTGVAGSGKSSLIHGSVAGRDGVVVVDQGAIKGSRRSNPATYTGLLEPIRKAFAKANGVKPALFSSNSEGACPTCNGAGVIFTELGVMATVESPCEDCEGRRFQAAVLEHTLGGRNIAEVLAMSVVEAEAFFADGDAKVPPAHKILDRLVDVGLGYLSLGQPLTTLSGGERQRLKLATQMAEKGEVYVLDEPTTGLHLADVEQLLGLLDRLVDSGRSVIVIEHHQAVMAHGDWVIDLGPGAGHDGGRVVFEGTPSELVASRSTLTGEHLAAYVGA; via the coding sequence GTGACCGACACCGCCCACGCCGCCGACCAGCACGACCTCATCCGGGTGCAGGGCGCCCGCGCCAACAACCTCAGGGACGTCAGCCTCGAGATCCCCAAGCGCCGGTTGACCGTGTTCACCGGGGTGTCGGGCTCCGGGAAGAGCTCGCTGGTGTTCGGCACGATCGCCGCGGAGTCGCAGCGGCTCATCAACGAGACCTACAGCGCGTTCCTCCAGGGCTTCATGCCCTCGCTGGCGCGGCCCGAGGTCGACCGGCTCGAGGGCCTGACGACCGCGATCATCGTCGACCAGGAGCGGCTCGGCGCCAACCCGCGCTCGACGGTCGGCACCGCGACCGACGCCCACGCCATGCTGCGGATCCTGTTCAGCCGGCTCGGCGACCCCTACGTCGGCCCCCCGACGGCGTTCTCGTTCAACGTGCCCACCCGGCGCGCGTCCGGGGTGATGTCGACCGACAAGGGCGGTCACGTCGAGAAGACCGTCGTGAAGGACGCCGTCTACCTCGGCGGCATGTGCCCGCGCTGCGAGGGGATGGGCAACGTCAGCGACATCGACCTCACGGCGCTGTACGACGACAGCCTCTCGTTGAGCGACGGGGCGCTGAAGGTCCCCGGCTACTCGATGGACGGCTGGTACGGGCGGCTCTTCGAGGGCGTCGGGCTGCCCATGGACAAGCCGATCAGCGCCTTCACGAAGAAGCAGCTCGAGACGATGCTCTACGCGCCGCCGACCAAGATCAAGGTCGAGGGCATCAACCTCACCTTCGACGGGATCATCCCGAAGATGCAGAAGTCGATGCTGTCGAAGGACCCGGAGGCGATGCAGCCGCACGTGCGGCGGTTCGTGGAGCGGGCCGTGACCTTCCAGCCCTGTCCTGAGTGCGGGGGAGCGCGGCTGACCCGCGAGGCGCTGGCGTCGCGGATCGCGGGAGCCAACATCGCCGAGGTGTCGGCGATGCAGATCAGCGACCTGGCCGACTGGGTGCGCGCCCTCGAGGAGCCGTCGGTCGCGCCGCTGCTCGCCGGGCTGCAGCACCTGCTCGACTCCTTCACCGGCATCGGCCTGGGCTACCTGTCGCTGGACCGCCCGGCGGGGACGCTGTCCGGGGGAGAGGCCCAGCGCACCAAGATGATCCGGCACCTCGGCTCGTCGCTGACCGACGTCACCTACGTCTTCGACGAGCCGACCATCGGGCTGCACCCGCACGACATCGAGCGGATGAACGCCCTGCTGCTGCAGCTGAGGGACAAGGGCAACACCGTGCTCGTCGTCGAGCACAAGCCGGAGACGATCGCGATCGCCGACCACGTCGTCGACCTCGGGCCCGGCGCCGGCAGCGGGGGAGGAACGGTCTGCTTCGAGGGCGACGTCGCCGGGCTGCGGTCGAGCGACACCACCACCGGTCGCCACCTCGACGACCGGGCCGCGCTCAAGGACACCGTGCGGGAGCGCTCGGGGGTGATGGAGGTCCGGGGCGCCGCGACCCACAACCTCGTCGGCGTCGACGTCGACGTGCCGCTGGGGGTGCTGTGCGTCGTGACGGGCGTCGCCGGGTCCGGCAAGAGCTCGCTGATCCACGGGTCGGTGGCCGGACGCGACGGCGTCGTGGTCGTCGACCAGGGCGCCATCAAGGGGTCGCGCCGGAGCAACCCGGCGACGTACACGGGGCTGCTGGAGCCGATCCGCAAGGCGTTCGCGAAGGCCAACGGCGTCAAGCCGGCGCTGTTCAGCTCCAACTCCGAGGGCGCCTGCCCGACCTGCAACGGCGCGGGCGTCATCTTCACCGAGCTGGGCGTGATGGCGACCGTCGAGTCGCCCTGCGAGGACTGCGAGGGCCGCCGCTTCCAGGCCGCGGTGCTCGAGCACACCCTGGGTGGGCGCAACATCGCCGAGGTGCTGGCGATGTCGGTGGTCGAGGCCGAGGCGTTCTTCGCCGACGGCGACGCGAAGGTCCCGCCGGCGCACAAGATCCTCGACCGCCTCGTCGACGTCGGGCTGGGCTACCTCAGCCTGGGGCAGCCGCTGACCACGCTGTCCGGAGGGGAGCGGCAGCGGCTGAAGCTGGCGACCCAGATGGCCGAGAAGGGCGAGGTCTACGTGCTCGACGAGCCCACGACGGGACTGCACCTGGCCGACGTCGAGCAGCTGCTCGGCCTGCTGGACCGGCTGGTCGACTCCGGCCGGTCGGTCATCGTCATCGAGCACCACCAGGCCGTCATGGCGCACGGCGACTGGGTCATCGACCTCGGCCCGGGCGCCGGCCACGACGGCGGTCGGGTGGTCTTCGAGGGCACCCCGAGCGAGCTGGTGGCCTCGCGCTCGACGCTCACCGGCGAGCACCTGGCGGCGTACGTCGGGGCCTGA
- a CDS encoding antibiotic biosynthesis monooxygenase → MDRDHVTVLVSHQTVPGQRDAVVGVWMKHMAEAVASNQGHVSYVYCLDEDDSDAVLAFQVYADAAAATAFLQTSAYASYENEVRPLLASPPVVRRLAQLWRKEGSGGA, encoded by the coding sequence ATGGATCGTGACCACGTGACCGTTCTCGTCAGCCACCAGACCGTGCCCGGCCAGCGTGACGCCGTCGTCGGCGTCTGGATGAAGCACATGGCGGAGGCTGTCGCGTCCAACCAGGGGCACGTCTCGTACGTCTACTGCCTCGACGAGGACGACTCCGACGCGGTTCTCGCCTTCCAGGTCTACGCCGATGCTGCCGCCGCGACGGCGTTCCTGCAGACGAGCGCGTACGCCTCCTACGAGAACGAGGTGAGGCCGCTGCTGGCGTCCCCACCGGTCGTGCGTCGGCTGGCACAGCTCTGGCGGAAGGAGGGGTCGGGGGGAGCCTGA
- a CDS encoding SRPBCC family protein, whose translation MRGSVSLFMDAPPEVVWDVVSDITRIGEFSPETFEAEWVEGSDGPTVGARFRGHVKRNGVGPVYWSACKVTSCEPGRDFGFAVYGGGKRLNTWRYQLEPRDGGTEVTESFELPSSLPTRIYWLLLGWARGRTNEKGMRQTLERVREVAERDAHRSD comes from the coding sequence ATGCGCGGATCGGTCAGCCTGTTCATGGACGCCCCACCCGAGGTGGTCTGGGACGTCGTCAGCGACATCACCCGGATCGGCGAGTTCAGCCCCGAGACCTTCGAGGCCGAGTGGGTGGAGGGCTCCGACGGACCCACGGTCGGCGCCCGTTTCCGCGGGCACGTGAAGCGCAACGGCGTCGGCCCGGTCTACTGGAGCGCCTGCAAGGTGACCTCCTGCGAGCCCGGCCGGGACTTCGGCTTCGCGGTCTACGGCGGCGGGAAGCGGCTCAACACCTGGCGCTACCAGCTCGAGCCCCGCGACGGGGGGACCGAGGTCACCGAGTCCTTCGAGCTGCCCTCGTCCCTGCCGACCCGCATCTACTGGCTCCTCCTCGGGTGGGCCCGCGGCCGGACCAACGAGAAGGGCATGCGCCAGACACTCGAGCGGGTGCGGGAGGTCGCCGAGCGCGACGCCCACCGGTCCGACTGA
- a CDS encoding alpha/beta fold hydrolase, with product MSTHDAPTIHLTEVGESGDRVVLLHGLFGQGRNFTQIAKALVPDLHSVLVDLPNHGRSAWTEELGYEEVAARVATVLGERYADQGRFHLVGHSMGGKVAMVLALRHPELVERLVVVDIAPAVSEGAGEFEHLLDSLASLDLTTLRRRGEADEQLAGLIDDERVRGFLLQNLRSASGDGGGFRWQANLELLRRDLEVIGGFPEIDASFDRPVLWVAGERSPYIRPEHDAAMRRLFPKVRSVTVKGAGHWVHSEKPEAFVTILRAFLRG from the coding sequence GTGAGCACCCACGACGCCCCGACGATCCACCTGACCGAGGTGGGGGAGTCCGGCGACCGGGTGGTCCTGCTCCACGGCCTCTTCGGCCAGGGCCGCAACTTCACCCAGATCGCCAAGGCCCTCGTGCCGGACCTGCACTCGGTCCTGGTCGACCTGCCCAACCACGGGCGCTCGGCGTGGACCGAGGAGCTCGGCTACGAGGAGGTGGCGGCCAGGGTCGCCACCGTGCTGGGGGAGAGGTACGCCGACCAGGGGCGCTTCCACCTCGTGGGCCACTCCATGGGCGGCAAGGTCGCGATGGTCCTCGCCCTGCGCCACCCCGAGCTGGTCGAGCGGCTCGTCGTGGTCGACATCGCCCCGGCCGTCAGCGAGGGGGCGGGGGAGTTCGAGCACCTCCTCGACAGCCTGGCCTCGCTCGACCTCACGACCCTGCGACGACGGGGGGAGGCCGACGAGCAGCTGGCCGGGCTCATCGACGACGAACGGGTCCGCGGCTTCCTGCTGCAGAACCTGCGCAGCGCCAGCGGAGACGGCGGCGGGTTCCGCTGGCAGGCCAACCTCGAGCTCCTGCGCCGCGACCTCGAGGTCATCGGCGGCTTCCCCGAGATCGACGCGTCGTTCGACCGCCCGGTGCTGTGGGTGGCCGGTGAGCGGTCGCCGTACATCCGGCCCGAGCACGACGCCGCGATGCGGCGCCTGTTCCCCAAGGTGCGCTCGGTGACGGTGAAGGGCGCCGGGCACTGGGTGCACTCGGAGAAGCCCGAGGCCTTCGTGACGATCCTGCGGGCCTTCCTGCGCGGCTGA
- a CDS encoding NUDIX domain-containing protein: MPVPDFIIALRDRIGHDPLWLPGITAVVLRDDHVLLVRRSDNGTWSPVTGIVDPGEHPAVTAVREVAEETGVVCTLEELVWVNVGEPVVHVNGDRAQYLDHTFRCSYVEGDAHPADDESSEVAWFPLTDLPPMKPLLVERIATAVHHTGPVRLD; the protein is encoded by the coding sequence GTGCCGGTCCCCGACTTCATCATCGCCCTGCGCGATCGCATCGGCCACGATCCGCTGTGGCTGCCCGGCATCACCGCCGTGGTGCTCCGCGACGACCACGTGCTGCTGGTGCGCCGCTCGGACAACGGCACCTGGTCGCCGGTCACCGGCATCGTCGACCCCGGCGAGCACCCGGCTGTCACCGCCGTCCGCGAGGTCGCCGAGGAGACCGGCGTCGTGTGCACGCTCGAGGAGCTGGTCTGGGTCAACGTCGGCGAGCCGGTGGTGCACGTCAACGGCGACCGGGCGCAGTACCTCGACCACACCTTCCGGTGCTCGTACGTCGAGGGCGACGCACACCCGGCCGATGACGAGTCGTCCGAGGTGGCCTGGTTCCCGCTCACGGACCTGCCACCGATGAAGCCGCTCCTGGTGGAGCGCATCGCCACCGCGGTGCACCACACCGGACCCGTCCGGCTGGACTGA
- a CDS encoding maleylpyruvate isomerase N-terminal domain-containing protein — protein MGLSVSQDSGRRGCVDSIRGLLAAVESFDEMDLLGPSRCPGWTRLDVVVHVVAGWHEMLGGLVSVVDAAPTVDAASYWNAFQDAAADEDPVLVLMAQRRRTAAYARPSSATAHLHDVAEAVLRGVDVLSGKPLLWQGLVFEPGDFLTAWAVEHVVHQLDLMSDVAAPASALDLARATVESLAGEPLPADWTVEDAVLIGTGRLPVPEGSDTDAARYPVLG, from the coding sequence ATGGGACTGAGTGTGAGCCAGGACTCCGGGCGGCGTGGCTGCGTGGACTCGATCCGGGGCCTCCTGGCGGCGGTGGAGTCGTTCGACGAGATGGACCTGCTGGGCCCTTCTCGTTGCCCGGGCTGGACCCGGCTCGACGTCGTCGTCCACGTGGTGGCCGGGTGGCACGAGATGCTCGGCGGTCTCGTGTCGGTGGTGGACGCGGCACCCACGGTGGACGCGGCGTCGTACTGGAACGCGTTCCAGGACGCCGCCGCCGACGAGGACCCCGTCCTGGTGCTGATGGCGCAGCGGCGCCGAACGGCGGCCTACGCGCGACCGAGCTCGGCCACCGCTCACCTGCACGACGTCGCCGAGGCGGTGCTGCGTGGCGTCGACGTCCTCAGCGGCAAGCCGTTGCTCTGGCAGGGGCTTGTCTTCGAGCCCGGTGACTTCCTCACCGCGTGGGCGGTCGAGCACGTCGTCCATCAGCTCGATCTGATGTCCGACGTTGCGGCACCGGCGAGCGCTCTCGACCTGGCGAGGGCGACGGTCGAGTCGTTGGCAGGGGAGCCGCTCCCTGCGGACTGGACCGTCGAGGACGCCGTCCTCATCGGCACGGGTCGGCTCCCGGTCCCTGAGGGAAGCGACACCGACGCCGCCCGGTACCCCGTCCTGGGGTGA
- a CDS encoding GyrI-like domain-containing protein: MTTTKVDFRKTRDSYRARSGELRLLDVPDTTYLMVDGHGDPNTSPAFVEAVTSLYPVAYALKFASRRDLGQDYVVPPLEGLWWADDMDTFTVARDKSRWQWTLMIMAPDWLDGPHVDAALAQAGRRKDRPPRLDDVRREVLSEGRCVQTLHVGSFDDEAAVLAQIHDEFVPAHGLEMVGRHHEIYLSDFRRVAPEKRRTVLRQPVRPRGA, translated from the coding sequence ATGACCACGACCAAGGTCGACTTCAGGAAGACACGGGACTCCTACCGGGCCCGGTCGGGCGAGCTGCGGCTGCTCGACGTGCCGGACACGACGTACCTCATGGTCGACGGTCACGGCGACCCGAACACCTCGCCGGCCTTCGTCGAGGCGGTCACGTCGCTCTACCCGGTCGCCTACGCGCTCAAGTTCGCCAGCAGGCGCGACCTCGGGCAGGACTACGTGGTGCCGCCGCTGGAAGGCCTGTGGTGGGCCGACGACATGGACACCTTCACCGTGGCGCGGGACAAGTCCCGGTGGCAGTGGACGCTGATGATCATGGCCCCCGACTGGCTCGACGGGCCCCACGTCGACGCGGCGCTCGCGCAGGCGGGTCGCCGCAAGGACCGCCCACCCCGGCTCGACGACGTACGGCGGGAGGTGCTGTCGGAGGGACGATGCGTGCAGACGCTCCACGTCGGCTCGTTCGACGACGAGGCGGCCGTGTTGGCGCAGATCCACGACGAGTTCGTCCCGGCCCACGGGCTGGAGATGGTCGGGCGGCACCACGAGATCTACCTGAGCGACTTCCGCAGGGTGGCTCCCGAGAAGCGCCGCACCGTCCTGCGGCAGCCGGTCCGTCCTCGAGGTGCATGA
- a CDS encoding DUF4190 domain-containing protein has protein sequence MSNQAPPPPPGDQPYGNQPPGNQPPGGQYPPQGGQYPPQGGQYPPQGGQYPPQGGGYQGGYQEQPRKGGAGLAIASLVIGILAFFGSFIVLGGLLALIGLVLGFVAAGRAKKGRATGRGIAITGIILNLLAIVISVLIGVFIGSIFDKAQNYAECVTNAGDDQAAVDQCERDFRDEVENQTN, from the coding sequence ATGTCGAACCAGGCCCCTCCGCCGCCCCCCGGCGACCAGCCCTACGGCAACCAGCCCCCGGGCAACCAGCCCCCCGGCGGTCAGTACCCGCCTCAGGGTGGCCAGTACCCGCCGCAGGGCGGCCAGTACCCGCCGCAGGGCGGCCAGTACCCGCCCCAGGGTGGTGGCTACCAGGGCGGCTACCAGGAGCAGCCCCGCAAGGGCGGCGCCGGCCTCGCCATCGCCTCGCTCGTCATCGGCATCCTGGCCTTCTTCGGCTCGTTCATCGTGCTCGGCGGCCTGCTGGCGCTGATCGGCCTCGTCCTCGGCTTCGTCGCCGCCGGACGCGCGAAGAAGGGCCGCGCCACGGGTCGCGGCATCGCGATCACCGGCATCATCCTCAACCTGCTGGCGATCGTCATCTCGGTCCTCATCGGCGTGTTCATCGGCAGCATCTTCGACAAGGCGCAGAACTACGCCGAGTGCGTGACCAACGCCGGTGACGACCAGGCTGCCGTCGACCAGTGCGAGCGGGACTTCCGCGACGAGGTCGAGAACCAGACGAACTGA
- a CDS encoding PPOX class F420-dependent oxidoreductase yields the protein MPKTAQADRVGREEMLAFVRPRHKATLVTRRSDGSLQMSPVTCGVDESGRVVVSTYPQRAKAVNARRDPRVSLVVHSDDWDGPYVQLDGTAEVLDMPEAVEPLVEYFRCISGEHPDWDEYRDAMRRQDKSLVRVTVERWGPVATGGFPPERSG from the coding sequence GTGCCGAAGACAGCCCAGGCCGACCGGGTGGGGCGCGAGGAGATGCTCGCGTTCGTCCGCCCGCGCCACAAGGCCACCCTGGTGACCCGGCGCTCGGACGGGTCGCTGCAGATGTCGCCCGTCACGTGCGGCGTCGACGAGTCCGGCCGCGTCGTGGTCTCGACGTACCCGCAGCGCGCGAAGGCGGTCAACGCCCGCCGCGACCCGCGCGTCAGCCTCGTCGTGCACAGCGACGACTGGGACGGGCCCTACGTGCAGCTCGACGGCACCGCGGAGGTGCTCGACATGCCGGAGGCCGTGGAGCCGCTGGTGGAGTACTTCCGCTGCATCTCGGGCGAGCACCCGGACTGGGACGAGTACCGCGACGCCATGCGCCGGCAGGACAAGTCCCTGGTCCGGGTGACCGTCGAGCGCTGGGGCCCGGTCGCGACCGGCGGTTTCCCGCCCGAGCGGTCCGGCTGA
- a CDS encoding HAD family hydrolase: protein MLSALVLDLDDTLVDHTSAAGAAIVSWAQELGLETLNPQACWAEISAFHYARYQRSELTFAQQRRERVRGFLGRELDDQGADACFDDYLARYEAAWRAYDDVVPALRRARTAGLRVGVLTNGDAEQQRAKVDRLDLAPRIDVLVASSDLPAGKPDPTAFRHITDLLGTAPEDTLMVGDSLTDDVLGALAAGLQAVLLDRHDRHRSVDVRRISSLDELLRDPLDGTTDLDENRPMARPLTPPTPRANS, encoded by the coding sequence GTGCTCAGCGCTCTTGTCCTCGACCTCGACGACACCCTTGTTGACCACACATCGGCAGCGGGCGCGGCTATCGTGTCGTGGGCACAAGAACTCGGCCTGGAGACTCTGAACCCCCAAGCCTGTTGGGCGGAGATCTCCGCATTCCACTACGCGCGCTACCAGCGTAGTGAGCTGACCTTCGCCCAGCAGCGGCGCGAGCGCGTCCGCGGCTTCCTCGGCCGTGAGCTCGACGACCAGGGCGCCGACGCATGCTTCGACGACTACCTCGCACGCTACGAGGCCGCCTGGCGCGCGTACGACGACGTGGTGCCGGCGCTGCGGCGCGCCCGCACGGCCGGTCTGCGCGTGGGCGTGTTGACCAACGGCGACGCCGAGCAGCAGCGCGCCAAGGTCGACCGTCTTGACCTCGCCCCGAGGATCGACGTCCTCGTGGCCTCCTCCGACCTGCCTGCAGGCAAGCCCGATCCGACGGCCTTCCGCCACATCACCGACCTGCTCGGCACCGCACCGGAGGACACCCTCATGGTGGGTGACTCCCTCACCGACGACGTCCTCGGCGCACTGGCCGCCGGTTTGCAGGCCGTGCTCCTCGACAGACACGACCGCCACCGGTCGGTCGACGTACGGCGAATCTCGTCGCTGGACGAGCTCCTGCGCGACCCCCTCGACGGGACGACCGACCTCGATGAGAATCGCCCCATGGCGAGACCCCTGACACCCCCGACGCCCCGGGCGAACTCATGA